Proteins from a genomic interval of Paucidesulfovibrio gracilis DSM 16080:
- the ybgF gene encoding tol-pal system protein YbgF, protein MNRILLPLLLGTVLLSAGCAANMSTTADASREWRLQTLEESFLDFQEEQRRAAEEERRADREIMNRLDRLEHRVSEILGPGEELPAESPVERPAEGMAQNPFEPGATADSQQAMSSPAGMAPGAPQVSEPEMAEPLPAPVQAGPESGEEKPWAQVPGPALEAHARKPQPKTSTPPSHSSQYNKGLNLVRSGRLQQGRQVLESFLKEHPGHSLVPNAMYWIGESWYGNKQYPQAILAFKDVVTKYPQHHKAQAALLKIGMSYRNVGDKDNALFYLRTLVEDHPGSSPAKMAERLLREIPE, encoded by the coding sequence ATGAATCGGATTTTGCTGCCGCTGTTGTTGGGAACCGTGTTGCTGTCGGCGGGGTGTGCCGCGAATATGAGCACTACTGCGGATGCCAGTCGGGAGTGGCGGCTCCAGACGTTGGAAGAGAGTTTTTTGGATTTCCAGGAGGAGCAGCGTCGTGCCGCTGAAGAGGAACGCCGTGCCGACCGGGAAATCATGAATCGTCTTGACCGCCTGGAGCACCGGGTCAGCGAGATTTTGGGACCGGGTGAGGAGTTGCCCGCAGAGTCACCGGTGGAACGTCCGGCGGAAGGGATGGCGCAAAATCCTTTTGAACCGGGGGCAACGGCGGACTCTCAGCAGGCGATGTCCTCCCCGGCAGGGATGGCGCCAGGAGCGCCGCAAGTCTCGGAGCCTGAAATGGCCGAACCGCTCCCCGCGCCCGTGCAAGCCGGACCGGAAAGCGGTGAGGAAAAGCCTTGGGCTCAGGTGCCTGGCCCGGCTCTGGAGGCCCATGCCAGAAAACCCCAGCCCAAGACTTCGACGCCGCCCTCTCATTCCTCCCAATACAATAAAGGATTGAATCTTGTTCGTTCAGGACGCCTCCAGCAGGGGCGTCAGGTGTTGGAGTCTTTTCTCAAGGAGCATCCGGGCCATTCCCTGGTCCCTAACGCCATGTATTGGATCGGGGAAAGCTGGTACGGCAACAAGCAGTATCCGCAGGCCATTTTGGCCTTCAAAGACGTTGTGACCAAGTATCCTCAACATCACAAGGCCCAGGCCGCCCTTCTCAAGATCGGCATGTCCTATCGAAATGTAGGCGACAAGGATAACGCGTTGTTTTATTTGCGGACTTTGGTGGAGGACCATCCTGGATCCTCGCCTGCCAAAATGGCGGAACGCCTTCTGCGTGAAATTCCG